The Apteryx mantelli isolate bAptMan1 unplaced genomic scaffold, bAptMan1.hap1 HAP1_SCAFFOLD_122, whole genome shotgun sequence genome has a segment encoding these proteins:
- the LOC136995524 gene encoding IgGFc-binding protein-like, which yields FLAGPVCPRNSHYKLCGTGCPATCRGPAATEACDTPCAEGCFCDAGFVLSGDECVAAGECGCEHRGRYYKLGEDFYTGQSCRERCLCQPGGAVACRETSCGPHEECRVERGALGCHAAGYGRLVVAGDPHHVTFDGRAFHLRGSCTYVLARLCKTDPRLANFSVLLENHGSGRANVVLMKKVVVSVHGYTVTMERGRTWEMNGERYTLPLATGDNKLRISQEGTNMVLDAASGLQLLYNAASYLLVTIPSSYQGRVCGLGGNYNGEKDDDFQLPNGAITQSMEEFVASWKVPMEDGMCMDGCGVNCPVCDATKTAPFRSGDSCGLIRDPAGPFGTCHPQVSPDEYFNHCLYDMCAANGARDTLCQSLQAYTAACQAAGANIGAWRTASFCPLSCPPHGHYELCTRSCDFTCASLSVAAPCGRRCFEGCQCDDGYLFDGAACVSVERCGCMHQGRYLKAAETVLSNNCTTRCTCHPSRGLACEETRCSPEETCAARDGTWRCVQREGQCRLSPGATMSTFDGATGRLPGSGTYKVAALCDERSPAWFKVVVEVGECRGDGVPAGAALFVFFRDALVTLNADMEAWVNGIFTRPPAAVSEAISLGAAAGNVTISHSSGLRVLFSPSGEVTVTVGAHLASRLCAPCGDFNGD from the exons TTTCTCGCAGGCCCCGTGTGCCCCCGTAATTCGCACTACAAGCTCTGCGGGACCGGCTGCCCGGCCACGTGCCGGGGGCCGGCGGCCACCGAGGCTTGCGACACGCCGTGCGCCGAAGGTTGCTTCTGCGATGCCGGCTTCGTGCTGAGCGGGGACGAGTGCGTGGCGGCGGGCGAGTGCGGCTGCGAGCACCGGGGCCGCTACTACAAGCTGGGCGAGGACTTCTACACCGGGCAGTCGTGCCGGGAGAGGTGCCTCTGCCAGCCCGGCGGCGCGGTGGCGTGCCGGGAGACCTCCTGTGGGCCCCACGAGGAGTGCCGGGTGGAGCGCGGGGCGCTGGGGTGCCACGCGGCAGGCTACGGCAGGCTGGTGGTGGCGGGCGACCCTCACCACGTCACCTTCGACGGGCGCGCCTTCCACCTCCGGGGCTCCTGCACCTACGTCTTGGCGCGCCTCTGCAAGACGGACCCTCGGTTGGCCAACTTCTCGGTGCTGCTGGAGAACCACGGTTCCGGCCGGGCCAACGTGGTCCTCATGAAGAAAGTGGTCGTCTCCGTCCATGGCTACACCGTCACCATGGAGCGGGGACGGACGTGGGAG ATGAACGGCGAGCGCTACACGCTGCCGCTGGCCACAGGGGACAACAAGCTGCGGATCAGCCAGGAAGGGACCAACATGGTCCTCGACGCCGCCTCCGGTCTCCAGCTCCTCTACAATGCGGCCTCCTACCTCCTGGTCACCATCCCCAGCAGCTACCAGGGCCGCGTGTGCGGCTTAGGAGGCAACTACAATGGCGAGAAGGACGATGACTTCCAGCTGCCCAACGGGGCCATCACGCAGAGCATGGAGGAGTTCGTGGCCTCCTGGAAGGTTCCCATGGAGGACGGAATGTGCATGGACGGCTGCGGCGTCAACTGTCCCGTGTGCGATGCTACCAAGACGGCTCCTTTCCGCTCCGGGGACTCCTGCGGGCTCATCCGGGACCCGGCGGGACCCTTCGGGACATGCCACCCTCAAGTGAGCCCCGACGAGTATTTCAACCACTGCCTCTACGACATGTGCGCGGCCAATGGCGCCCGCGACACCCTCTGCCAGAGCCTCCAAGCCTACACGGCCGCCTGCCAAGCCGCCGGGGCCAACATTGGCGCCTGGAGAACGGCCTCCTTCTGCC ccctctcctgccCGCCCCACGGCCACTACGAGCTGTGCACCCGCTCGTGCGACTTCACCTGCGCCAGTCTCTCCGTCGCGGCCCCTTGCGGCCGGAGGTGCTTCGAGGGCTGCCAGTGCGATGACGGCTACCTCTTCGACGGGGCGGCCTGCGTCTCCGTGGAGCGCTGTGGCTGCATGCACCAGGGGCGGTACCTCAAG GCCGCCGAGACCGTGCTCTCCAACAACTGCACCACCCGCTGCACCTGCCACCCGTCCCGGGGCCTCGCGTGCGAGGAGACCCGCTGCAGCCCGGAGGAGACGTGCGCCGCGAGGGACGGCACGTGGCGGTGCGTCCAGCGGGAAGGACAGTGCCGGCTGTCCCCTGGGGCCACCATGAGCACCTTCGACGGTGCCACCGGGCGGCTGCCGGGCAGCGGCACCTACAAGGTGGCGGCGCTGTGCGACGAGCGCTCGCCCGCCTGGTTCaaggtggtggtggaggtgggCGAGTGCCGGGGCGACGGggtccccgccggcgccgccctctTCGTCTTCTTCCGCGACGCCCTCGTCACCCTCAACGCCGACATGGAGGCCTGG GTGAACGGGATTTTcacgcgcccgccggccgccgtTTCCGAAGCCATCTCGCTAGGCGCGGCGGCGGGCAACGTCACCATCTCCCACTCCTCCGGCCTCCGGGTGCTCTTCAGCCCCAGCGGTGAGGTGACGGTGACCGTCGGCGCCCACCTGGCCAGCCGGCTCTGCGCCCCCTGCGGTGACTTCAACGGCGAC
- the LOC136995525 gene encoding sushi, nidogen and EGF-like domain-containing protein 1, producing MRPSSGKPLLYPYGPDQHDHKTPKLDDGSSKNLPISTPFTFYGKIHRSLYVNNNGVISFGSRVNQYTPDPFPLADGRSFVAPYWGDVDNVLGGEVFYRETTEPALLSRITKDINRYFPTIPYTAKWAFVATWDHVAYYGSTSSKGNTFQAALTTDTKTSFIILNYDQIQWASGTASGGDPETGLGGTPAHAGFNSGNEKDFYNIPGSRTDAIINITKTSNVNVPGRWVFQVNEFKVTGVPTEEPQIPKDTDCWL from the exons ATGCGTCCCAGCTCCGGAA AGCCTCTGCTCTACCCCTACGGTCCGGACCAGCACGACCACAAAACCCCCAAGCTCGATGACGGGTCGTCCAAGAACCTCCCCATCTCCACGCCCTTCACTTTCTACGGCAAGATACACCGGTCCCTTTAC GTGAACAACAACGGCGTGATCTCCTTCGGCTCCCGGGTCAACCAGTACACCCCTGACCCCTTCCCCCTGGCCGACGGGCGCTCTTTCGTGGCGCCGTACTGGGGCGACGTGGACAACGTGCTGGGCGGGGAGGTCTTCTACCGCGAGACCACGGAGCCGGCGCTGCTCAGCCGCATCACCAAGGACATCAACCGATACTTCCCGACGATCCCCTACACCGCCAAGTGGGCCTTCGTGGCCACCTGGGACCACGTGGCCTACTACGGCTCCACCAGCAGCAAG GGAAACACCTTCCAAGCCGCCCTGACCACCGACACCAAAACCTCCTTCATCATCCTCAATTACGACCAAATCCAGTGGGCCTCCGGGACGGCGAGCGGCGGCGACCCCGAAACGGGTCTCGGAGGCACCCCGGCCCAC GCCGGCTTCAACAGCGGCAACGAGAAAGACTTCTACAACATCCCGGGCTCCCGCACCGACGCCATCATCAACATCACGAAGACCTCCAACGTCAACGTGCCGGGGCGCTGGGTCTTCCAGGTGAACGAGTTCAAGGTGACCGGGGTGCCCACCGAGGAGCCGCAGATCCCCAAGGACACGGATTGCTGGCT ATAA
- the LOC106491729 gene encoding IgGFc-binding protein-like: MQNGLQQTLSSDFKLLLTAYSPSTSVTISMKQPRLRMTVQATTGQTVLVKIPPQAEMVGSKAFDNAVLVQATNDISVLMVNEKAASGDTAVVYPQRSWGTDYYVVTPNVGTDRYGEFVVAAWDEPTAVEVHLKAPVTYQGRAYPRGSVLPLQLEAFQAAQLQSAADMSGTRIVAQKPVAVYAGHTCLARFTQCDHLAEQLQPVSSWGNTFIVPPLPFKAHSDIVYVSTAQAARVQSQHGAARTIRELRPARSTLYGLQAPNSLYLSANAAVQVIFFSDGGHGDALPYEPFFMTIPDVSSYCHSYVIFSQDHYDNYAVMIAKTEETAAIKLNKSPLRNVLWKPVPGTDYSWAGHRLGGRFAIHTVESEASPFGLLSVGLGEQKTYGSVAICDSDPCRGVRCRAKETCQVQDGRAGCVPDYLGTCLRTPDLQYRTFDRATVAFRAGCPYTVAKYCGDESTLAPFAIEETKSEGGSEGWLAGIYVYGYNISIHKGDDGKVQVNEQLASLPTSLEAGKIKISQNEGRTILQTDFGLQVTYDEDLALMVAVPSSYFGATCGLCGNFNEDADDETTLPDGTRASSVEEWVDSWRDPTCWDYCGGQCPKCDREQRRVVGDGAHCGMMDTAAEGPFAACRARVSPEDYVARCIFEVCSSGGDPQALCRALETYAAACEEHGVAITGWKEAAGCARSCPQNSHFEACGTACPATCAAPRAPASCDRPCAESCQCDQGFVLDGGACVPAESCGCVHNGRSYKAGQEFWEDGTCRSRCRCDAGRGEVVCMQAACKVHEKCTTANGGHRCVANKYSTCIGTGDPHYTTFDGLRFDFQGTCIYQLAALCVEHPELVPFRVLVENNNRGSKAVSFTKTVTLELYGNVITLSQEHPRKVKVNGVFVELPFSHEGQFTVYTSGVHGFVRTDFDVRVSFDWYSYARVIVPQAYAGAVCGLCGNADGNTGNDFVTPDGRQLADPVQFADSWKVADVPGCSAGCTGNCPVCNEEQKKLYRGDGYCGVLARAGGPFAACHAAVDPAPFLEDCAFDACQYKGHRDTLCSAVAAYVTACQSQGVQLQEWRTPNFCSECGRSGCNTRCTTKRLQNWVPKPPKLGPKASKIGSSCPISNISFRRRERFLAIICSSPLAVPDVDVGR; encoded by the exons ATGCAGAACGGCTTGCAGCAGACCCTCAGCAGCGACTTCAAGCTGCTCCTCACGGCCTACTCGCCCTCCACGTCCGTCACCATCTCCATGAAGCAGCCCAGGCTGCGCATGACGGTGCAGGCGACGACGGGCCAGACCGTCCTGGTGAAGATCCCGCCGCAGGCCGAGATGGTCGGCAGCAAGGCCTTCGACAACGCCGTGCTGGTGCAGGCCACCAACGACATCTCGGTGCTCATGGTCAACGAGAAGGCCGCCTCGGGCGACACGGCCGTCGTGTACCCCCAGCGCAGCTGGGGCACCGACTACTACGTGGTCACGCCCAACGTGGGCACCGACCGCTACGGCGAGTTCGTCGTGGCCGCCTGGGACGAGCCCACCGCCGTTGAGGTGCACCTCAAAGCCCCCGTGACCTACCAAGGACGCGCTTACCCGCGCGGCTCCGTCTTGCCCCTCCAGCTGGAGGCCTTCCAAGCAGCCCAGCTCCAAAGCGCCGCCGACATGTCTGGCACCAGGATCGTGGCCCAGAAACCCGTGGCCGTCTACGCCGGCCACACCTGCTTGGCGAGGTTCACCCAGTGCGACCACCTGGCGGAGCAGCTCCAGCCCGTCTCCAGCTGGGGCAACACATTCATCGTGCCGCCCTTGCCTTTCAAGGCGCACTCCGACATCGTCTATGTCTCCACCGCCCAGGCGGCTCGCGTGCAGTCCCAACACGGGGCCGCCAGGACCATCCGGGAGCTGCGGCCAGCCCGGTCCACGCTTTACGGACTTCAAGCTCCAAATAGCTTGTACCTCTCCGCTAACGCCGCCGTCCAAGTCATCTTCTTCTCCGACGGAGGCCACGGAGATGCTCTGCCTTACGAGCCCTTCTTCATGACCATCCCCGATGTCTCCAGCTACTGCCACTCCTACGTCATCTTCTCCCAGGACCACTACGACAACTACGCCGTCATGATCGCCAAGACGGAGGAGACGGCCGCGATCAAGCTCAACAAGAGCCCGCTGAGAAACGTGCTGTGGAAGCCGGTGCCGGGCACGGACTACTCCTGGGCCGGCCACCGCTTGGGTGGGCGCTTCGCCATCCACACGGTGGAGAGCGAGGCTTCGCCCTTCGGGCTGCTCAGCGTGGGGCTCGGCGAGCAGAAGACGTACGGCTCGGTGGCGATCTGCGACAGCG ATCCCTGCCGGGGAGTGCGATGCCGCGCCAAGGAAACGTGCCAAGTGCAGGACGGGCGGGCCGGCTGCGTGCCCGACTACCTGGGGACCTGCCTGAGGACGCCGGACCTGCAGTACCGCACCTTCGACAGGGCGACCGTCGCCTTCCGCGCCGGCTGTCCCTACACCGTGGCCAAATACTGCGGTGACGAGTCCACCCTGGCGCCCTTCGCCATCGAGGAGACGAAGAGCGAGGGCGGCTCCGAGGGGTGGCTGGCCGGCATCTACGTCTACGGCTACAACATCTCCATCCACAAGGGAGACGACGGCAAAgtccag GTGAACGAGCAGCTCGCCAGCCTGCCCACCAGCCTGGAAGCCGGGAAGATCAAAATCTCCCAAAACGAGGGCCGGACCATCCTGCAGACGGACTTCGGGCTGCAGGTGACCTACGACGAAGACCTGGCCCTGATGGTGGCGGTGCCCAGCAGCTACTTCGGGGCCACCTGCGGCCTCTGCGGGAACTTCAACGAGGACGCGGACGACGAGACGACGCTTCCCGACGGCACCCGGGCCTCCAGCGTGGAAGAGTGGGTGGACAGCTGGCGAGATCCCACCTGCTGGGACTACTGCGGCGGGCAGTGTCCCAAATGCGACCGGGAGCAGCGGCGGGTGGTGGGCGACGGCGCTCACTGCGGCATGATGGACACGGCCGCCGAGGGGCCCTTCGCGGCGTGTCGCGCTCGGGTGAGCCCTGAGGACTATGTGGCCCGCTGCATCTTCGAGGTCTGCAGCTCTGGAGGGGACCCCCAGGCTCTGTGCCGGGCGCTGGAGACCTACGCGGCTGCCTGTGAGGAGCACGGAGTTGCCATTACTGGCTGGAAGGAGGCAGCGGGTTGCG CTCGGAGCTGCCCGCAGAACAGCCACTTCGAAGCGTGCGGCACGGCGTGTCCCGCCACGtgcgcggctccgcgggcgcccGCATCCTGCGACCGGCCGTGCGCGGAGAGCTGCCAGTGCGACCAAGGCTTCGTCCTCGACGGCGGCGCGTGCGTCCCGGCCGAGAGCTGCGGTTGCGTCCACAACGGCCGCTCCTACAAGGCCGGGCAGGAGTTTTGGGAGGACGGGACCTGCCGCTCCCGCTGCAGATGCGACGCCGGCCGGGGCGAGGTGGTCTGCATGCAGGCCGCCTGCAAGGTCCACGAGAAGTGCACCACGGCGAACGGCGGCCACCGCTGCGTGGCCAACAAGTACTCCACCTGCATAGGGACCGGCGATCCTCATTACACCACCTTCGACGGGCTGAGGTTCGACTTCCAGGGCACCTGCATCTACCAGTTGGCCGCCCTCTGCGTCGAGCACCCGGAGCTGGTCCCCTTCCGGGTCCTGGTGGAGAACAACAACCGGGGCAGCAAAGCCGTGTCCTTCACCAAGACGGTGACCCTCGAGCTCTACGGCAATGTCATCACCTTGAGCCAGGAGCACCCACGCAAGGTCAAG GTCAACGGCGTCTTCGTGGAGCTGCCGTTCTCCCACGAGGGCCAGTTCACCGTCTACACCAGTGGCGTCCACGGCTTCGTCCGCACTGACTTCGACGTGCGGGTGAGCTTCGACTGGTACAGCTACGCGCGGGTCATCGTGCCCCAAGCCTACGCCGGCGCCGTCTGCGGGCTCTGCGGCAACGCCGACGGCAACACCGGCAACGACTTCGTCACGCCGGACGGGCGCCAGCTGGCCGACCCCGTCCAGTTCGCCGACAGCTGGAAGGTGGCCGACGTCCCCGGCTGCTCGGCCGGTTGCACGGGCAACTGCCCAGTCTGCAACGAGGAGCAGAAGAAACTCTACCGCGGCGATGGCTATTGCGGAGTGCTCGCCCGGGCCGGTGGGCCTTTTGCTGCCTGCCACGCGGCCGTCGACCCCGCGCCCTTCCTCGAGGACTGCGCCTTTGACGCCTGCCAGTACAAGGGCCACCGGGACACCTTGTGCAGCGCCGTCGCCGCCTACGTCACGGCTTGCCAGAGCCAGGGCGTCCAGCTCCAGGAGTGGAGGACGCCGAACTTTTGCAGTGAGTGCGGCCGGAGCGGGTGCAACACCCGCTGCACCACCAAACGCCTCCAAAATTGGGTCCCAAAGCCTCCAAAATTGGGTCCCAAAGCCTCCAAAATTGGGTCCAGCTGCCCCATTTCCAACATCTCCTTCCGGCGACGGGAACGTTTCCTTGCAATCATTTGCTCCTCTCCCTTGGCTGTCCCGGATGTCGATGTGGGCAGATAA